Proteins from one Astatotilapia calliptera chromosome 8, fAstCal1.2, whole genome shotgun sequence genomic window:
- the LOC113028624 gene encoding lipopolysaccharide-induced tumor necrosis factor-alpha factor homolog, which translates to MENQILDMVSDQNLEELPNMEPDAGEMQKPEEEQQDEADPDPQPESSQETMQTRSGPPPLAVIEFRIQQLQNRRFLLQKMREFTKKSEQKMDSAPKQTNIEDDDDSEDELETIQKELNVLLLKKEELSKEEETATPTENGVHQADPSFYKNETPWGGIYTLPPAEVTQEESIEPEDPEDPEDPEEPVEPVETEPEIPIETPEDDIAPVETLCRDAGLTQCPTCKELIITQTQRKVGETTWLACCLCSMLGCVGGCCIIPFCMKNFKDVLHQCPHCQSTIHTFKPF; encoded by the exons ATGGAGAATCAAATCCTGGACATGGTGTCTGATCAGAATTTAGAGGAGCTTCCAAACATGGAGCCAGACGCAGGCGAGATGCAAAAGccagaggaggagcagcaggacGAAGCTGACCCTGATCCCCAACCTGAATCTAGTCAGGAGACAATGCAGACGAGAAGCGGCCCTCCACCGCTGGCTGTCATTGAGTTCCGCATTCAGCAGCTTCAGAACCGCCGTTTCCTCCTGCAGAAGATGAGGGAATTTACCAAAAAGTCAGAGCAAAAGATGGACAGCGCTCCAAAGCAAA caaacatCGAGGATGACGATGACAGCGAAGACGAGCTGGAGACCATTCAGaaagagctgaatgtgctgctgCTTAAAAAGGAGGAGCTGTCGAAAGAGGAAGAGACTGCCACACCCACAGAAAACGGAG TTCATCAAGCAGACCCCAgtttttataaaaatgaaacacCCTGGGGAGGGATCTACACGCTGCCGCCTGCAGAGGTGACCCAGGAGGAGAGCATAGAACCCGAAGACCCCGAAGACCCTGAAGACCCTGAAGAACCTGTAGAACCTGTAGAAACTGAACCTGAAATACCAATAGAAACACCAGAAGATGACATCGCTCCAG TTGAAACTCTGTGCAGAGACGCCGGGCTCACCCAGTGTCCGACCTGCAAAGAGCTCATCATCACACAAACCCAAAGGAAAGTGGGCGAGACAACTTGGTTAGCGTGCTGCTTGTGCTCCATGTTAGG CTGTGTTGGCGGCTGCTGTATAATCCCTTTCTGCATGAAAAACTTCAAGGACGTTCTTCACCAGTGTCCACACTGTCAGTCCACAATACACACCTTCAAGCCATTCTGA